From Parus major isolate Abel chromosome 1A, Parus_major1.1, whole genome shotgun sequence, the proteins below share one genomic window:
- the RESF1 gene encoding retroelement silencing factor 1 isoform X2, which produces MDWNVRPVQNADANTNLQSEGACFSQLLPNGHAFPQTNANSSKNACTYAENNQIVYMPTINVAFPTVNGEGFKTSDQTSPGTSVTGNNFFTSKYSVKRHQQMYITAPKPPSQNSPLRPETTLTSWPVSNPCSYPCRNLPPLSSQMNTGNSVRSLLGEPQYANTNAYNMQPEMLQHNSLRLATLHQGGIHPQSSSFPLGTPGQHVQPQIFNSSIQQGKVSYSMNQNTGANIHLSQYQQSQMTSEAPRGCSAPSLLPANCVSRPAAPPSMGAPQEMQNVPNGYNINQQRCPLDPKNAPGFNSIPQLCQKQPSGEVSQSVRNVYNPSGSMTTNRSFNESSVSSPGIPKELLDVVKEIEALSSKPLNDPASVPESQTNSLMNGPVNAQVSSAAATQGIGITKERLAWEAEKLNCLKKRVVLLETVHNYKKKIYNAKNTLLPPTSYPCSSANCLPCGPKQNVPLSPSEPVGTERPTLAISHDERKDKNLASVDNRRLEVTQSDHQVEQGSLSSSFTPIPSQSKVPAQFNNPDSTLEQRDVHALASSQGTVTSSNSASCFTQAGNSVKTASKTVQIGPENSSFLQFVLSSTNALKEKTAGATADKILTSLLCNEKPLLDTSVSGESLLKDTSEKNTESLKGEQASVAHTNSPASETTASGDAKFQTEVAQKKTPFTENASCNQSNCSYTVEEVAACLRLWEKFPSESVSVQNKQSNESPTANQVTPSNQNTKAGKKNVLSSVDETILPVTTTSVGQKLDTLTSNLIKNFEPQVAVVSPLVLCEQRTLSEQAGKIPTPEGKTYPVIDLESTCSLQEEGKNGLNVANTAKGTIENARSSPSDCVLEQKVDSDLQQIKLGDENQRKVSPSAQDERKNLQPGLQKKASLPESGTNFCSQISQEGIRDRKDKQAVLEAGDSSTAVLENEMFCISSVCSLVEGDKFYNAQIAGMFKSVYETQASEGNARQKEQHPDLHKSELSNNTSRRESLLLRMLEESSSHLEKESRGNPPKAVSTSEQNTTLKASSKHSENYLESLANMNKRLAQNSLDSSISTTVKTNAPVPGDHSKQNSMHSENYLENLANMNKRLAQNSLDFSISTTVKTNAPVPGDHSKQNSMPNKNSTEKEVNFFGREPSKYLEDQLLALVKEFPYGIEGADMLTKGAAQNRSVAEGTENQSQKEVKISDKNAHLKDPVNQTKIAVLSSDQVQELSPGQNQCPSSDSKREVSQQSEKASADKDNLEGCVQPSQKPCEEEKAPQKSPKSSEKSEDCSLTGGLSVEYKTPHCPSQLETSGSEKNDCQLSKAENTDSAETEENSQSDTLKKKNSAVRDLTISEKITDSISKIKDTCKYISAMNKNPRLKVDNEYKPPTTQEKIGPVNSFEIQDADKYKSSSCKENLQIDKGTQVSSKEFHSDKKEHQTASQELPEKTDHTYADNMAKLSIKKERVFKTESLSQDITSPDLTLKSKMDTQQSVKSETVEIQHSEVSQGQKFKTCEETSAEEQSCTKQKELLRQDVGISVKEQAKLPAEIKHKKLSSYQADAVTFSDSSTVDFKSRHTKYSPHKSVKVHPLQEQAYKRKMKENMVGKRELKKAKLEEEKLKQSEAKSSKQLAHNCMLNADKAKKLNGENGWKPRSSLADCAVLKLQRKRARSSAMSKNYFSSKERHLDGLNKDKCTEKMFPDKNLLYLNRRNNRLKLHLQKEPKKHYLNRVAFKRTAQERIYLTKLETSPVRPVWHRATKVSQSSESKRDVSVSTTEKSCKQELLEFKLCPEILFRNPAPGEESLAAKNSPERDKVVVEGVKSKKEDWLKCEPVKQKKVEEISTGPVSQ; this is translated from the exons atGGACTGGAATGTAAGGCCAGTCCAGAATGCTGATGCAAATACAAACCTACAAAGTGAAGGAGCGTGTTTCAGTCAGTTACTTCCTAATGGACATGCTTTTCCTCAGACAAATGCCAACTCCTCTAAAAATGCATGCACTTACGCTGAAAATAACCAAATTGTGTATATGCCAACTATCAATGTTGCCTTCCCTACTGTAAATGGTGAAGGATTCAAAACTTCAGATCAAACCTCACCAGGAACATCTGTAACTggtaataattttttcacatcGAAATACTCAGTTAAACGACATCAACAGATGTACATAACAGCACCAAAACCTCCCAGTCAGAATTCACCTTTGCGGCCAGAGACGACTCTGACTTCTTGGCCAGTATCTAATCCCTGCAGTTATCCCTGCAGAAATTTACCCCCTCTGTCCTCTCAAATGAACACAGGGAATAGTGTAAGGAGCCTGCTTGGGGAGCCTCAGTATGCCAATACCAATGCTTACAACATGCAGccagaaatgctgcagcatAATTCTCTGAGACTTGCAACACTACATCAAGGTGGCATTCATCCCCAGAGTAGTTCTTTTCCTCTCGGTACTCCTGGACAACATGTCCAGCCCCAAATATTTAATTCCAGTATTCAACAGGGTAAAGTTTCATATTCAATGAATCAAAATACTGGAGCAAATATACATCTGTCACAGTATCAGCAGAGTCAGATGACATCAGAAGCTCCCAGAGGATGTTCTGCACCATCTTTGTTGCCTGCCAACTGTGTTTCAAGACCTGCAGCACCACCTTCAATGGGTGCACCACAGGAAATGCAAAATGTACCTAATGGATACAACATTAACCAGCAGAGGTGCCCACTGGATCCAAAAAATGCTCCTGGGTTTAATAGTATTCCACAACTCTGTCAGAAGCAGCCATCTGGAGAAGTCAGTCAATCAGTCAGGAATGTCTATAATCCAAGTGGAAGTATGACAACAAATCGGTCTTTTAATGAAAGCTCTGTGTCATCGCCTGGCATTCCCAAAGAACTGCTTGATGTTGTGAAAGAAATAGAAGCTCTTTCTTCAAAGCCACTGAATGATCCTGCTTCAGTTCCAGAGAGCCAGACTAATAGTTTGATGAATGGGCCTGTTAATGCTCAGGTTTCTTCAGCGGCAGCAACACAGGGAATAGGAATTACAAAGGAGAGGCTAGCTTGGGAAGCTGAAAAGCTGAACTGTCTTAAAAAAAGGGTTGTCCTGCTTGAAACGGTtcataattataaaaaaaaaatctataatgCCAAAAATACTCTTCTTCCTCCTACTAGTTATCCATGTTCTTCTGCTAATTGTCTTCCATGTGGGCCCAAACAAAATGTACCACTTTCCCCATCTGAACCAGTGGGGACAGAGAGGCCCACACTTGCGATTTCACATGAtgaaagaaaggacaaaaaccTAGCCAGTGTTGATAACAGAAGATTGGAGGTGACTCAAAGTGACCATCAGGTGGAGCAGGGAAGCCTTTCATCAAGCTTCACTCCTATTCCCTCTCAGAGCAAAGTCCCAGCTCAATTTAATAATCCTGACAGCACCTTGGAACAAAGGGATGTGCATGCCTTGGCCTCTTCTCAAGGAACTGTGACTTCCTCAAATAGTGCTTCATGTTTTACTCAAGCAGGGAACTCTGTCAAGACTGCATCAAAGACTGTGCAAATTGGCCCTGAGAACTCATCATTTCTTCAGTTTGTATTGAGCAGCACAAATGCGCTGAAAGAGAAGACAGCTGGTGCTACTGCTGATAAAATACTGACAAGTCTCCTGTGTAATGAAAAACCACTGCTCGATACATCTGTCTCAGGTGAAAGCTTGCTAAAAGACACTAGTGAGAAGAACACAGAAAGTCTGAAAGGTGAGCAGGCATCTGTGGCTCACACAAACTCTCCTGCATCAGAAACAACTGCATCTGGTGATGCTAAATTCCAGACCGAGGTAGCTCAGAAAAAAACGCCATTTACTGAAAATGCATCCTGTAACCAGAGCAATTGTAGCTACACTGTGGAAGAGGTGGCTGCATGCCTGCGCTTGTGGGAGAAGTTTCCATCAGAATCTGTAAGTGTGCAAAATAAACAGTCAAATGAAAGCCCTACAGCAAATCAGGTTACACCGTCCAACCAAAAcacaaaggcagggaaaaaaaatgttctgtctAGCGTGGACGAGACCATTTTACCTGTAACAACTACCTCTGTGGGACAAAAACTTGATACATTGACTTCCAATTTGATAAAAAATTTTGAACCTCAAGTTGCAGTTGTCTCTCCTTTAGTGCTTTGTGAACAAAGAACACTAAGTGAGCAGGCAGGCAAGATCCCAACACCTGAAGGTAAAACCTATCCGGTGATCGATTTGGAAAGCACATGTAGCTTGcaagaagaggggaaaaatggtTTAAATGTGGCAAATACTGCCAAAGGAACAATAGAAAATGCTAGGTCATCACCCAGCGATTGTGTTCTGGAACAAAAAGTGGACTCAGATTTACAACAGATCAAATTAGGTGATGAAAACCAAAGGAAAGTTAGTCCATCTGCacaagatgaaagaaaaaatctgcaGCCTGGATTACAAAAGAAGGCTAGTCTTCCTGAATCAGGCACAAATTTTTGTAGTCAAATCTCTCAAGAAGGTATAAGGGACCGCAAAGACAAGCAAGCTGTCTTAGAGGCAGGAGATTCAtccacagctgtgctggaaaatgaGATGTTTTGTATTTCTAGTGTATGCTCTCTTGTTGAAGGTGATAAATTTTATAATGCACAAATAGCAGGCATGTTCAAGTCAGTCTATGAGACACAAGCATCAGAAGGAAATGCAAGGCAAAAGGAACAACATCCAGACTTGCATAAAAGTGAGCTGAGCAATAACACTTCCCGAAGAGAAAGCTTGCTGCTGAGGATGTTGGAAGAATCATCAAGTCATTTggagaaagaaagcagaggCAATCCTCCTAAAGCAGTTTCTACCTCTGAACAAAACACGACTCTCAAGGCATCTTCCAAGCATTCTGAAAATTACTTAGAAAGTCTTGCTAATATGAATAAGAGGTTAGCTCAAAATTCACTAGATTCCTCTATCAGCACGACTGTTAAAACTAATGCACCTGTTCCAGGAGACCACAGTAAACAAAATTCCATGCATTCTGAAAATTACTTAGAAAATCTTGCTAATATGAATAAGAGGTTAGCTCAAAATTCACTAGATTTCTCTATCAGCACAACTGTTAAAACTAATGCACCTGTTCCAGGAGACCACAGTAAACAAAATTCCATGCCCaataaaaatagcacagaaaagGAGGTGAACTTTTTTGGAAGAGAACCTAGTAAATATCTAGAAGATCAGCTGCTTGCTCTAGTGAAAGAATTTCCATATGGCATTGAAGGTGCTGATATGCTAACAAAAGGAGCAGCACAAAATCGTTCTGTGGCTGAAGGGACAGAGAATCAGTCTCAAAAAGAGGTTAAAATTAGTGACAAGAATGCTCATTTGAAGGACCCAGTAAATCAGACTAAAATTGCGGTGTTAAGCTCTGATCAGGTTCAAGAGCTGTCTCCTGGACAAAACCAGTGTCCTTCTAGTGACAGCAAGAGAGAAGTGAGTCAGCAGTCAGAAAAGGCTTCAGCTGACAAGGACAACCTTGAAGGCTGTGTCCAGCCTAGTCAGAAACCAtgtgaggaggaaaaagccccacaaaaaaGTCCTAAGTCCAGTGAAAAAAGTGAAGATTGCTCTTTAACAGGTGGTTTGTCTGTAGAATATAAAACACCTCATTGTCCCTCTCAGTTAGAAACATCTGGTTCAGAGAAAAATGATTGTCAactttcaaaagctgaaaatactgactctgcagagacagaagaaaacagtcAATCTGATaccttgaaaaagaaaaactctgcaGTGAGAGACCTaacaatttctgaaaaaataacagaCAGTATTAGCAAAATTAAAGATACttgcaaatacatttctgcaATGAACAAAAATCCTAGGCTGAAGGTGGATAATGAATACAAACCGCCgacaacacaggaaaaaattggACCAGTTAATTCCTTTGAAATACAGGATGCTGATAAATACAAAAGCAGCAGTTGTAAGGAAAATCTGCAAATTGACAAAGGAACCCAAGTGTCAAGTAAAGAATTTCATTCTGACAAAAAGGAGCACCAGACAGCTTCCCAAGAGTTACCAGAGAAAACTGATCATACATATGCAGACAACATGGCAAAGTTGTCCATAAAGAAGGAGAGAGTTTTCAAAACTGAGTCCCTTTCACAGGATATAACCAGCCCAGATTTGACCTTGAAATCCAAAATGGACACTCAGCAATCTGTCAAGTCAGAAACCGTTGAAATTCAGCACTCTGAAGTCAGTCAAGgacaaaaatttaaaacttgtgAAGAGACTTCAGCTGAAGAGCAAAGCTGTACGAAACAAAAGGAGCTGCTTAGGCAAGACGTAGGAATTAGTGTCAAAGAGCAAGCGAAATtaccagcagaaataaaacataaaaaactgAGTAGTTACCAAGCTGATGCTGTAACATTCTCAGATAGTAGCACTGTAGACTTCAAATCAAGACACACAAAATATTCTCCGCATAAATCTGTGAAAGTTCATCCTTTGCAGGAGCAGGCATACAAACggaagatgaaggaaaatatgGTTGGGAAGAGAGAacttaaaaaagcaaagctagaagaggaaaaactgaaacaatCTGAAGCAAAGAGTTCTAAGCAGCTTGCACACAATTGCATGCTAAATGCTGATAAAGCTAAAAAACTGAATGGAGAAAATGGTTGGAAACCAAGGAGTTCCTTAGCAGATTGCGCTGTGCttaaactgcagagaaaaagggCTCGGTCTTCTGCCATGTCTAAAAACTACTTTTCTAGCAAAGAAAGACATCTCGATGGTCTAAACAAAGACAAGTGCACtgagaaaatgtttcctgataAAAATCTTCTATAcctaaacagaagaaataacagACTAAAGCTGCATCTTCAAAAGGAACCCAAAAAACACTACCTGAACAGAGTGGCATTTAAACGTACAGCACAGGAGCGCATTTATCTGACAAAATTAGAGACGTCACCTGTCAGACCTGTCTGGCATAGAGCCACCAAAGTGTCACAGAGCAGCGAGTCAAAAAGAGATGTGTCTGTCTCGACAACTGAGAAATCATGCAAACAGGAACTCCTTGAGTTCAAGCTGTGTCCAGAGATACTGTTCAGAAATCCAGCCCCTGGTGAAGAAAGCTTAGCTGCAAAGAATTCTCCAGAAAGAGATAAAGTCGTTGTAGAAG gTGTCAAGAGTAAAAAAGAAGATTGGTTAAAATGTGAACCAGTGAAGCAAAAGAAAGTGGAAGAGATTTCTACAG GACCTGTGTCCCAGTAG
- the RESF1 gene encoding retroelement silencing factor 1 isoform X1 yields MDWNVRPVQNADANTNLQSEGACFSQLLPNGHAFPQTNANSSKNACTYAENNQIVYMPTINVAFPTVNGEGFKTSDQTSPGTSVTGNNFFTSKYSVKRHQQMYITAPKPPSQNSPLRPETTLTSWPVSNPCSYPCRNLPPLSSQMNTGNSVRSLLGEPQYANTNAYNMQPEMLQHNSLRLATLHQGGIHPQSSSFPLGTPGQHVQPQIFNSSIQQGKVSYSMNQNTGANIHLSQYQQSQMTSEAPRGCSAPSLLPANCVSRPAAPPSMGAPQEMQNVPNGYNINQQRCPLDPKNAPGFNSIPQLCQKQPSGEVSQSVRNVYNPSGSMTTNRSFNESSVSSPGIPKELLDVVKEIEALSSKPLNDPASVPESQTNSLMNGPVNAQVSSAAATQGIGITKERLAWEAEKLNCLKKRVVLLETVHNYKKKIYNAKNTLLPPTSYPCSSANCLPCGPKQNVPLSPSEPVGTERPTLAISHDERKDKNLASVDNRRLEVTQSDHQVEQGSLSSSFTPIPSQSKVPAQFNNPDSTLEQRDVHALASSQGTVTSSNSASCFTQAGNSVKTASKTVQIGPENSSFLQFVLSSTNALKEKTAGATADKILTSLLCNEKPLLDTSVSGESLLKDTSEKNTESLKGEQASVAHTNSPASETTASGDAKFQTEVAQKKTPFTENASCNQSNCSYTVEEVAACLRLWEKFPSESVSVQNKQSNESPTANQVTPSNQNTKAGKKNVLSSVDETILPVTTTSVGQKLDTLTSNLIKNFEPQVAVVSPLVLCEQRTLSEQAGKIPTPEGKTYPVIDLESTCSLQEEGKNGLNVANTAKGTIENARSSPSDCVLEQKVDSDLQQIKLGDENQRKVSPSAQDERKNLQPGLQKKASLPESGTNFCSQISQEGIRDRKDKQAVLEAGDSSTAVLENEMFCISSVCSLVEGDKFYNAQIAGMFKSVYETQASEGNARQKEQHPDLHKSELSNNTSRRESLLLRMLEESSSHLEKESRGNPPKAVSTSEQNTTLKASSKHSENYLESLANMNKRLAQNSLDSSISTTVKTNAPVPGDHSKQNSMHSENYLENLANMNKRLAQNSLDFSISTTVKTNAPVPGDHSKQNSMPNKNSTEKEVNFFGREPSKYLEDQLLALVKEFPYGIEGADMLTKGAAQNRSVAEGTENQSQKEVKISDKNAHLKDPVNQTKIAVLSSDQVQELSPGQNQCPSSDSKREVSQQSEKASADKDNLEGCVQPSQKPCEEEKAPQKSPKSSEKSEDCSLTGGLSVEYKTPHCPSQLETSGSEKNDCQLSKAENTDSAETEENSQSDTLKKKNSAVRDLTISEKITDSISKIKDTCKYISAMNKNPRLKVDNEYKPPTTQEKIGPVNSFEIQDADKYKSSSCKENLQIDKGTQVSSKEFHSDKKEHQTASQELPEKTDHTYADNMAKLSIKKERVFKTESLSQDITSPDLTLKSKMDTQQSVKSETVEIQHSEVSQGQKFKTCEETSAEEQSCTKQKELLRQDVGISVKEQAKLPAEIKHKKLSSYQADAVTFSDSSTVDFKSRHTKYSPHKSVKVHPLQEQAYKRKMKENMVGKRELKKAKLEEEKLKQSEAKSSKQLAHNCMLNADKAKKLNGENGWKPRSSLADCAVLKLQRKRARSSAMSKNYFSSKERHLDGLNKDKCTEKMFPDKNLLYLNRRNNRLKLHLQKEPKKHYLNRVAFKRTAQERIYLTKLETSPVRPVWHRATKVSQSSESKRDVSVSTTEKSCKQELLEFKLCPEILFRNPAPGEESLAAKNSPERDKVVVEGVKSKKEDWLKCEPVKQKKVEEISTAEDSIPLDTAIQILDGDGKTLHIPVKDSKEMFQTYRKMYLEKKMQKS; encoded by the exons atGGACTGGAATGTAAGGCCAGTCCAGAATGCTGATGCAAATACAAACCTACAAAGTGAAGGAGCGTGTTTCAGTCAGTTACTTCCTAATGGACATGCTTTTCCTCAGACAAATGCCAACTCCTCTAAAAATGCATGCACTTACGCTGAAAATAACCAAATTGTGTATATGCCAACTATCAATGTTGCCTTCCCTACTGTAAATGGTGAAGGATTCAAAACTTCAGATCAAACCTCACCAGGAACATCTGTAACTggtaataattttttcacatcGAAATACTCAGTTAAACGACATCAACAGATGTACATAACAGCACCAAAACCTCCCAGTCAGAATTCACCTTTGCGGCCAGAGACGACTCTGACTTCTTGGCCAGTATCTAATCCCTGCAGTTATCCCTGCAGAAATTTACCCCCTCTGTCCTCTCAAATGAACACAGGGAATAGTGTAAGGAGCCTGCTTGGGGAGCCTCAGTATGCCAATACCAATGCTTACAACATGCAGccagaaatgctgcagcatAATTCTCTGAGACTTGCAACACTACATCAAGGTGGCATTCATCCCCAGAGTAGTTCTTTTCCTCTCGGTACTCCTGGACAACATGTCCAGCCCCAAATATTTAATTCCAGTATTCAACAGGGTAAAGTTTCATATTCAATGAATCAAAATACTGGAGCAAATATACATCTGTCACAGTATCAGCAGAGTCAGATGACATCAGAAGCTCCCAGAGGATGTTCTGCACCATCTTTGTTGCCTGCCAACTGTGTTTCAAGACCTGCAGCACCACCTTCAATGGGTGCACCACAGGAAATGCAAAATGTACCTAATGGATACAACATTAACCAGCAGAGGTGCCCACTGGATCCAAAAAATGCTCCTGGGTTTAATAGTATTCCACAACTCTGTCAGAAGCAGCCATCTGGAGAAGTCAGTCAATCAGTCAGGAATGTCTATAATCCAAGTGGAAGTATGACAACAAATCGGTCTTTTAATGAAAGCTCTGTGTCATCGCCTGGCATTCCCAAAGAACTGCTTGATGTTGTGAAAGAAATAGAAGCTCTTTCTTCAAAGCCACTGAATGATCCTGCTTCAGTTCCAGAGAGCCAGACTAATAGTTTGATGAATGGGCCTGTTAATGCTCAGGTTTCTTCAGCGGCAGCAACACAGGGAATAGGAATTACAAAGGAGAGGCTAGCTTGGGAAGCTGAAAAGCTGAACTGTCTTAAAAAAAGGGTTGTCCTGCTTGAAACGGTtcataattataaaaaaaaaatctataatgCCAAAAATACTCTTCTTCCTCCTACTAGTTATCCATGTTCTTCTGCTAATTGTCTTCCATGTGGGCCCAAACAAAATGTACCACTTTCCCCATCTGAACCAGTGGGGACAGAGAGGCCCACACTTGCGATTTCACATGAtgaaagaaaggacaaaaaccTAGCCAGTGTTGATAACAGAAGATTGGAGGTGACTCAAAGTGACCATCAGGTGGAGCAGGGAAGCCTTTCATCAAGCTTCACTCCTATTCCCTCTCAGAGCAAAGTCCCAGCTCAATTTAATAATCCTGACAGCACCTTGGAACAAAGGGATGTGCATGCCTTGGCCTCTTCTCAAGGAACTGTGACTTCCTCAAATAGTGCTTCATGTTTTACTCAAGCAGGGAACTCTGTCAAGACTGCATCAAAGACTGTGCAAATTGGCCCTGAGAACTCATCATTTCTTCAGTTTGTATTGAGCAGCACAAATGCGCTGAAAGAGAAGACAGCTGGTGCTACTGCTGATAAAATACTGACAAGTCTCCTGTGTAATGAAAAACCACTGCTCGATACATCTGTCTCAGGTGAAAGCTTGCTAAAAGACACTAGTGAGAAGAACACAGAAAGTCTGAAAGGTGAGCAGGCATCTGTGGCTCACACAAACTCTCCTGCATCAGAAACAACTGCATCTGGTGATGCTAAATTCCAGACCGAGGTAGCTCAGAAAAAAACGCCATTTACTGAAAATGCATCCTGTAACCAGAGCAATTGTAGCTACACTGTGGAAGAGGTGGCTGCATGCCTGCGCTTGTGGGAGAAGTTTCCATCAGAATCTGTAAGTGTGCAAAATAAACAGTCAAATGAAAGCCCTACAGCAAATCAGGTTACACCGTCCAACCAAAAcacaaaggcagggaaaaaaaatgttctgtctAGCGTGGACGAGACCATTTTACCTGTAACAACTACCTCTGTGGGACAAAAACTTGATACATTGACTTCCAATTTGATAAAAAATTTTGAACCTCAAGTTGCAGTTGTCTCTCCTTTAGTGCTTTGTGAACAAAGAACACTAAGTGAGCAGGCAGGCAAGATCCCAACACCTGAAGGTAAAACCTATCCGGTGATCGATTTGGAAAGCACATGTAGCTTGcaagaagaggggaaaaatggtTTAAATGTGGCAAATACTGCCAAAGGAACAATAGAAAATGCTAGGTCATCACCCAGCGATTGTGTTCTGGAACAAAAAGTGGACTCAGATTTACAACAGATCAAATTAGGTGATGAAAACCAAAGGAAAGTTAGTCCATCTGCacaagatgaaagaaaaaatctgcaGCCTGGATTACAAAAGAAGGCTAGTCTTCCTGAATCAGGCACAAATTTTTGTAGTCAAATCTCTCAAGAAGGTATAAGGGACCGCAAAGACAAGCAAGCTGTCTTAGAGGCAGGAGATTCAtccacagctgtgctggaaaatgaGATGTTTTGTATTTCTAGTGTATGCTCTCTTGTTGAAGGTGATAAATTTTATAATGCACAAATAGCAGGCATGTTCAAGTCAGTCTATGAGACACAAGCATCAGAAGGAAATGCAAGGCAAAAGGAACAACATCCAGACTTGCATAAAAGTGAGCTGAGCAATAACACTTCCCGAAGAGAAAGCTTGCTGCTGAGGATGTTGGAAGAATCATCAAGTCATTTggagaaagaaagcagaggCAATCCTCCTAAAGCAGTTTCTACCTCTGAACAAAACACGACTCTCAAGGCATCTTCCAAGCATTCTGAAAATTACTTAGAAAGTCTTGCTAATATGAATAAGAGGTTAGCTCAAAATTCACTAGATTCCTCTATCAGCACGACTGTTAAAACTAATGCACCTGTTCCAGGAGACCACAGTAAACAAAATTCCATGCATTCTGAAAATTACTTAGAAAATCTTGCTAATATGAATAAGAGGTTAGCTCAAAATTCACTAGATTTCTCTATCAGCACAACTGTTAAAACTAATGCACCTGTTCCAGGAGACCACAGTAAACAAAATTCCATGCCCaataaaaatagcacagaaaagGAGGTGAACTTTTTTGGAAGAGAACCTAGTAAATATCTAGAAGATCAGCTGCTTGCTCTAGTGAAAGAATTTCCATATGGCATTGAAGGTGCTGATATGCTAACAAAAGGAGCAGCACAAAATCGTTCTGTGGCTGAAGGGACAGAGAATCAGTCTCAAAAAGAGGTTAAAATTAGTGACAAGAATGCTCATTTGAAGGACCCAGTAAATCAGACTAAAATTGCGGTGTTAAGCTCTGATCAGGTTCAAGAGCTGTCTCCTGGACAAAACCAGTGTCCTTCTAGTGACAGCAAGAGAGAAGTGAGTCAGCAGTCAGAAAAGGCTTCAGCTGACAAGGACAACCTTGAAGGCTGTGTCCAGCCTAGTCAGAAACCAtgtgaggaggaaaaagccccacaaaaaaGTCCTAAGTCCAGTGAAAAAAGTGAAGATTGCTCTTTAACAGGTGGTTTGTCTGTAGAATATAAAACACCTCATTGTCCCTCTCAGTTAGAAACATCTGGTTCAGAGAAAAATGATTGTCAactttcaaaagctgaaaatactgactctgcagagacagaagaaaacagtcAATCTGATaccttgaaaaagaaaaactctgcaGTGAGAGACCTaacaatttctgaaaaaataacagaCAGTATTAGCAAAATTAAAGATACttgcaaatacatttctgcaATGAACAAAAATCCTAGGCTGAAGGTGGATAATGAATACAAACCGCCgacaacacaggaaaaaattggACCAGTTAATTCCTTTGAAATACAGGATGCTGATAAATACAAAAGCAGCAGTTGTAAGGAAAATCTGCAAATTGACAAAGGAACCCAAGTGTCAAGTAAAGAATTTCATTCTGACAAAAAGGAGCACCAGACAGCTTCCCAAGAGTTACCAGAGAAAACTGATCATACATATGCAGACAACATGGCAAAGTTGTCCATAAAGAAGGAGAGAGTTTTCAAAACTGAGTCCCTTTCACAGGATATAACCAGCCCAGATTTGACCTTGAAATCCAAAATGGACACTCAGCAATCTGTCAAGTCAGAAACCGTTGAAATTCAGCACTCTGAAGTCAGTCAAGgacaaaaatttaaaacttgtgAAGAGACTTCAGCTGAAGAGCAAAGCTGTACGAAACAAAAGGAGCTGCTTAGGCAAGACGTAGGAATTAGTGTCAAAGAGCAAGCGAAATtaccagcagaaataaaacataaaaaactgAGTAGTTACCAAGCTGATGCTGTAACATTCTCAGATAGTAGCACTGTAGACTTCAAATCAAGACACACAAAATATTCTCCGCATAAATCTGTGAAAGTTCATCCTTTGCAGGAGCAGGCATACAAACggaagatgaaggaaaatatgGTTGGGAAGAGAGAacttaaaaaagcaaagctagaagaggaaaaactgaaacaatCTGAAGCAAAGAGTTCTAAGCAGCTTGCACACAATTGCATGCTAAATGCTGATAAAGCTAAAAAACTGAATGGAGAAAATGGTTGGAAACCAAGGAGTTCCTTAGCAGATTGCGCTGTGCttaaactgcagagaaaaagggCTCGGTCTTCTGCCATGTCTAAAAACTACTTTTCTAGCAAAGAAAGACATCTCGATGGTCTAAACAAAGACAAGTGCACtgagaaaatgtttcctgataAAAATCTTCTATAcctaaacagaagaaataacagACTAAAGCTGCATCTTCAAAAGGAACCCAAAAAACACTACCTGAACAGAGTGGCATTTAAACGTACAGCACAGGAGCGCATTTATCTGACAAAATTAGAGACGTCACCTGTCAGACCTGTCTGGCATAGAGCCACCAAAGTGTCACAGAGCAGCGAGTCAAAAAGAGATGTGTCTGTCTCGACAACTGAGAAATCATGCAAACAGGAACTCCTTGAGTTCAAGCTGTGTCCAGAGATACTGTTCAGAAATCCAGCCCCTGGTGAAGAAAGCTTAGCTGCAAAGAATTCTCCAGAAAGAGATAAAGTCGTTGTAGAAG gTGTCAAGAGTAAAAAAGAAGATTGGTTAAAATGTGAACCAGTGAAGCAAAAGAAAGTGGAAGAGATTTCTACAG CTGAGGACAGTATTCCCCTTGATACAGCTATACAGATCCTGGATGGAGATGGAAAGACTCTTCACATTCCTGTCAAAGACTCAAAAGAGATGTTTCAGACCTACAGGAAAAtgtatctggaaaaaaagatgcaaaagtCTTGA